CTCTTCTATTTTGTCACTCACTTCTCCCAAACTGGCACTGTCATCATCTTTACGGCTGCTACAAATAAAAATGGATAATCAGATGTCAAAGCTACTTACTGGCTTAAAGAAACATCACATCACTTACTGATAGATGATGATTTATGTAGTGATGTCTTACTGCTATTATAGgatttaaatcaaattaattCTTCTATATTGATGTTCATCCTATagtatatacatatttattcacatacctcagtttcttcctctttgttccCTGGAGGCAATTAAAGTCTTGTTCAGGCACAGCAAGAATTTTTCGTGcattttgtctccagtactGTGACCctacagatgaaaaacaaaaccaaagaaacCTGTTTAGAAGCCAATACCATATTACCCAATAAATATTACAAAGAGTCTGGTAAGACATGTCTCTCCATAAGATATGGGCTTTAGCTGTAATATTATGGCTCACCTGTTGTGCCCTCCGACTCCAGAATTGCATTGCCCTGTGCATCTGTCAAAATTATTGGGTTGTAATTACCAATGGCATCTTGCACTTTTCCTACTATCCCTTGAAGCGTAGCCTCAGACTCCAGGAATCGTACAACCACCATTCTATTGGGAATCAACCTCCCACCAACTACATCTGCAAAGTACACTGatctgtaaaacaaaacataataatTTTACATATCTTGTAAAAGACAGCAGGCCACAAATCCATTCAGTGATTGCTATAGGCAAATTGTACTAAAACAGCTTTGCTATTCTTAACAATTCAACTATCCATGCAccttatgtttctttttattttgcctgTTCTGTAATTTAATATTCAAGAACACAGACTCATCCTACCTCTGAAATGTTTTGGAGGACATAGGGGAACTTGAAGTAGCCTGCTGTGAACGTGAAGGTGCAGACGCTGCCACAGCTGGTGCTCGCATAAATGCAAAACGCTGCCCGCTGGAACCTGCTGTTGGAATTGACTCCATGTCTTCTCCGTGGACTTCATAGTGACCTCTGGGTGTAAGGTCTAATGCGCTGAAAACACCAGAGACCGCACCGGGGAACATAGCCACGTTTGAATCATCCGTGATGTACAGAGTATGCGCGGATACCTGTTTAAGAAAAGTTTCCGTAAATCACGTTGCTCTGCTAACGTGTTACTCCTGTGCACACGGTTAATAGGCTCTAAAGGCTTACTTATTAGCTAGTAGCCGGTAAAAGTCAATGAATAACTATTTACACATTAGCACATGTGCACAATTCACATATTAGCACAATGAAGACGGCTAGACATAGTATTAGTAAAAGTAGGCCTACATGAAATCACCAAATGTTAACGTTAGCCGTTCCGCAGTAAGGAAGAACAATAACGTTCATAAAAAAACTGCTGAAAGCAAAGTTTGCGAAGTTTACATATCTACCTGAAAGATGCGACCCAGTTTTTCTGCAGTCATGTCTTCGTCCCGGAGTGTCACTCTCTTAGTTTTCCTAAAAACAACGTAATGGTCCATCCTCTGTTTATTCCAGTGTAACTTTAAGGCCGTCGATCTCTTGTGTGGGGGACGGTGTGCGCGCGCCATAAAAAAACGCGCAGAAGAAGTACTTCCCGTTTCAGACATTGAAAATGCgtctatttttttgtttttgcgctaGTATACTTTCATTATTTGAATCAcgaagaaatccaaaaaagcaCGTCTAATTTTAAGTGTATGACGGCTATTTGTTACCACCGAATGAAAAAACAAGTTATTTTCGCccattttattctttatcaaaaattaaaaaaatgaaaattcttTTAAATATCGTTTTTTCGTTTtggtttctgaaacaaaacttcAAATACCGAAAAGTACACGGAccgttctgtatgtagaaaaagaaacactgttgaaccatgtgtgaaataaataaagaaatgaaatgaaagaacaacctcgttctgctcaaattcaccaatcagaggtactgcctcagtctgcttcatcaggctgtgtacttgtttctgccatggagcgttaacaagaatctgaggtccatattagaaaagctgctaaaatcataaaactttgcagaattgtaataaattagcaatataaattacaagtctgtgatagtgtataaatttgtagtgaaaaaaaaaaacgtggaccaaggtgggattgaacccacgacctttgagctgcagagccgtgtcattactgattgcgccacctggaaagggggcggcggtctgaaagacagatacttgggcagtcagaaaatagatcgcggtgagaggcgaaaaacgccgttttttggagttacaaaacgtcgtgtaactcaaaaactaggagggctagcagcataattcttgtactgggtgaatcagcggactttggtgtactttcactgcgattttcatagctctttgtgcctccatcacagagatatgacgagagaagaaacggcttcattttcggcttttgaaaactgagaggaggacagatttccacccctcaaacaaacgtaattcattgctcaacggtaagataattgtaaaaacggcttccactgtgagtgtcagcagtgtctgaagatatattggcacaagcctcatgtcctaactttgctttgttaaagagatatgacgatttgaaaatgcctctcattagagaaatccagcgctgattttgaacacaCTCTCCATTGAAAGTCAATGGAGCGTTTTCAGATCTTGTGTTAGTCTGAGgcgatttgataaaaatctgtaacttccacaacagtgatagtgacgttttctgaaagccagcaaaaatacctacgttttgatgtataatttgtgggggttgagtggaaattgagcgagtagcaagaagttgtttagacatgaagagaaaattcagaacggaccagcactcactctgacttaattgcatagcaaccatagcaacgcatgtattttgtgaaaaatcacaattttgcaactgaaaacttaaagagatataagattaaaacggtagaagatctgaaaaagctgaatcagacaggaatagcccaataatctgagaacattttaaagtttgaatggagtttctaggtgaaagtatgaggaggtagttaagtttcaaaaacaagcaagttttagcagaattgtggaagtttcccattcatttcaatgggacaaattaaaggaaaaaagtgtaatattttaaaaagtataatagtaataaacaccaaaagtcattgccggcattagcagaaagagcagaacagtttagagtttgaacggagaaaatcggctgaaaactgagggagtagataagtgccaaaaagtgtacggaagcaactagaataatatagtggaactagaaaaatttgcatttcctgcgaaaatgctgtgtggatgccttaacgctgaagctgtctgctgaaaagctgaaaaagatgaaaagttgcaaaaagttgtatggtggtgaaaaaaacatgtcgccctgagcagaattcgaacctggcccttctggtttcaaggcagctactcatcttactgagctaaactcattctctcaaaaaacaggatgagagaccgacaattc
This is a stretch of genomic DNA from Oreochromis niloticus isolate F11D_XX unplaced genomic scaffold, O_niloticus_UMD_NMBU tig00002032_pilon, whole genome shotgun sequence. It encodes these proteins:
- the LOC100710209 gene encoding uncharacterized protein LOC100710209 isoform X2 — protein: MSETGSTSSARFFMARAHRPPHKRSTALKLHWNKQRMDHYVVFRKTKRVTLRDEDMTAEKLGRIFQVSAHTLYITDDSNVAMFPGAVSGVFSALDLTPRGHYEVHGEDMESIPTAGSSGQRFAFMRAPAVAASAPSRSQQATSSSPMSSKTFQRSVYFADVVGGRLIPNRMVVVRFLESEATLQGIVGKVQDAIGNYNPIILTDAQGNAILESEGTTGSQYWRQNARKILAVPEQDFNCLQGTKRKKLSSRKDDDSASLGEVSDKIEELVLASQSLPAVTAAIKELTDLAVAQKVTTPKLQTLKEGFSCVTSLRIQCSHCAAEALLAARHVWNSGKRHHSTVQNAGRVTTEFYKLLV
- the LOC100710209 gene encoding uncharacterized protein LOC100710209 isoform X1, producing the protein MSETGSTSSARFFMARAHRPPHKRSTALKLHWNKQRMDHYVVFRKTKRVTLRDEDMTAEKLGRIFQVSAHTLYITDDSNVAMFPGAVSGVFSALDLTPRGHYEVHGEDMESIPTAGSSGQRFAFMRAPAVAASAPSRSQQATSSSPMSSKTFQRSVYFADVVGGRLIPNRMVVVRFLESEATLQGIVGKVQDAIGNYNPIILTDAQGNAILESEGTTGSQYWRQNARKILAVPEQDFNCLQGTKRKKLSSRKDDDSASLGEVSDKIEELVLASQSLPAVTAAIKELTDLAVAQKVTTPKLQTLKEGFSCVVCMNIIEDPVFSLCCRSIIGCKTCVEQWQETSQHCAKCRESNNGVLQITGLTAAFSVLKSFFAEE